In a single window of the Leptidea sinapis chromosome 47, ilLepSina1.1, whole genome shotgun sequence genome:
- the LOC126978145 gene encoding transient-receptor-potential-like protein, producing the protein MMKLFGRGEKSKKGNVKDEKSSVHDVRYTAVMRALVWRYVSAMHRKLDDEPVTEDDINELKGDVSALRYELLDVLGRNGMDVSFTDRKEKTVLAKRVKIWERRLMKDFQVAPVSVMNEDGRPVHEDALSRFRRIAKMAAAASSNDKWKLTLAATGMSCQIGRCRSRESFKSQQKLQQAMEQAKRLVMRSPLPEISRSVTPVDMPKSPGHNLLALIRDISSDVGAHVDLRTPTHLRPDDTRVLLSPSSYLDDTTKLHRPIPKPRSRSASPNRPRRNLSPMPNRVIDATDVPKVATKKPPLSSGKSQDSDKSSDEIVVARPVAPDMKPVGYLPPPPYTKSKMQPPPTMEVTPCTPICTRGRSPKRGHLKVSPQPRTPSPKHIPQTGSPVDSTTAASTEHLVPPPVTLRSLKLEDDIRSIKRPSRTGWL; encoded by the exons GATGAAAAATCAAGTGTTCATGATGTCCGCTATACAGCGGTGATGCGTGCCCTTGTGTGGAGATACGTATCGGCAATGCACAGGAAGCTAGATGATGAACCAGTGACGGAGGATGATATCAACGAGCTGAAGGGTGATGTGTCAGCTCTCCGGTATGAGCTGCTCGATGTGTTGGGAAGGAATGGCATGGATGTTTCCTTCACGGATAGGAAAGAAAAGa CGGTTCTTGCCAAACGCGTCAAGATTTGGGAGCGTCGGTTGATGAAAGACTTCCAAGTGGCTCCAGTGTCAGTTATGAATGAAGATGGAAGACCAGTGCATGAGGATGCACTGTCCCGCTTCAGGAGAATCGCCAAGATGGCTGCAGCAGCTAGCAGCAATGATAAGTGGAAACTAACTCTTGCAGCAACAGGAATGTC ATGTCAAATCGGTAGATGCCGAAGTCGTGAATCATTCAAGAGCCAACAGAAGCTGCAGCAGGCGATGGAACAAGCGAAACGCCTGGTTATGAGATCTCCGTTACCAg AGATATCCCGAAGTGTGACTCCAGTGGATATGCCAAAGTCTCCCGGCCATAACTTGCTGGCCCTCATCAGGGACATCTCTAGTGATGTCGGTGCCCATGTTGACTTGAGAACACCCACACATTTAAGACCAG ATGACACTAGGGTGCTTCTGTCACCCAGTTCATATCTAGATGATACAACGAAATTGCATCGACCTATTCCTaag CCTCGATCACGAAGCGCTTCACCGAATAGACCACGGCGAAATCTCAGTCCAATGCCAAATCGAGTGATTGATGCCACAGACGTACCAAAGGTTGCCACGAAGAAACCACCGCTTTCTTCTGGGAAATCACAG GACAGTGATAAGTCATCGGATGAAATTGTTGTGGCCAGACCCGTGGCGCCTGACATGAAACCAGTGGGTTACCTACCCCCTCCACCTTATACCAAGAGTAAG ATGCAACCACCGCCGACAATGGAAGTAACGCCATGCACTCCGATATGCACGCGTGGACGATCGCCCAAACGTGGACATCTGAAGGTGTCACCTCAACCTAGAACTCCGTCACCTAAACATATTCCGCAG ACTGGTTCTCCAGTAGACTCCACGACAGCAGCCAGCACTGAACATCTGGTACCTCCACCAGTTACTCTGCGTTCACTAAAACTGGAGGATGATATACGCAGCATCAA